From Cyprinus carpio isolate SPL01 chromosome A7, ASM1834038v1, whole genome shotgun sequence, a single genomic window includes:
- the LOC122145782 gene encoding NAD(+) hydrolase SARM1-like: MHSWFMKCYLCFVFFYPQITMVDKWSVDDTCHWLQTINLIDAKESFREQQIDGETLLGLTERMVERLFPVMKHQVTFMKELNKLKNLETEVPQISCTQQEPCENEGSFVAQPWPAVYNLPVFPPELQAAFQRKDPGFKKKDKSHIRALLIQVLFDSITKHTWLLRD; the protein is encoded by the exons ATGCATAGTTGGTTTATGAAGTGttatttatgctttgtttttttttatccccagATAACCATGGTTGATAAATGGTCAGTAGATGACACGTGCCACTGGCTTCAAACTATAAACCTCATTGATGCAAAAGAAAGTTTCAGAG agcaACAAATTGATGGAGAGACTCTGCTGGGTCTCACAGAAAGGATGGTGGAAAGACTTTTTCCTGTAATGAAACATCAGGTGACATTTATGAAGGAGCTTAATAAGTTAAAAAA CCTGGAAACTGAAGTGCCTCAAATATCTTGTACTCA ACAAGAACCCTGTGAGAATGAGGGCTCATTTGTTGCCCAACCTTGGCCAGCAGTATACAACCTGCCTGTCTTTCCCCCTGAACTGCAAGCAGCTTTTCAAAGGAAGGATCCCGGCTTTAAGAAGAAGGACAAGTCTCACATCCGTGCATTACTGATTCAAGTGTTGTTTGACAGCATCACTAAGCACACCTG GCTTCTAAGGGATTGA